In Salinibacterium sp. ZJ70, one DNA window encodes the following:
- a CDS encoding glutamine synthetase family protein — translation MAVRSGNLDLDELETRIQTQAIDTVIVAFPDMQGRLIGKRVSARLFLEEVVEHGAEACNYLLAVDVEMNTVDGYRLSSWETGYGDMVLRPDFDSLRVIPWQPGTALVMAELTMVDGTPIRQSPRAILQAQLDRLAERGLTAFVGTELEFIVFDDGYREAWRKGYRDLTPASDYNIDYAILASTRMEPLMRDIRLGMDGAGMYCEGVKGECNLGQQEIAFRFTEALATCDNHTIYKNGAKEIADAHGKALTFMAKFDEREGNSCHIHLSLRDADGAPVMAGDGAHGFSPLMEHWIAGILATMRELTLFSAPTINSYKRFVAGSFAPTAIAWGIDNRTCALRVVGHGPSLRVENRVPGGDVNPYLAVAAIIAGGLYGIEHELELEPMLAGNAYTSGAPRVPASLRDAAELFESSVVARDAFGADVVEHYLNNAGIEIAAFDAAVTDWERIRSFERF, via the coding sequence ATGGCAGTGCGCTCCGGCAACCTCGACCTCGACGAGCTCGAGACCCGCATCCAGACGCAGGCGATCGACACCGTCATCGTGGCGTTCCCCGACATGCAGGGCCGCCTCATCGGCAAACGCGTCTCGGCGAGGCTGTTCCTCGAGGAAGTCGTCGAGCACGGTGCCGAAGCGTGCAACTACCTGCTCGCCGTCGACGTCGAGATGAACACCGTCGACGGCTACCGGCTCTCCAGCTGGGAGACCGGCTACGGCGACATGGTGCTGCGCCCCGACTTCGACTCGCTGCGGGTCATCCCGTGGCAGCCGGGCACCGCCCTCGTGATGGCTGAGCTCACCATGGTCGACGGCACACCCATCCGGCAGAGCCCGCGCGCGATCCTGCAGGCGCAGCTCGACCGGCTCGCCGAACGCGGGCTCACCGCCTTCGTCGGCACCGAGCTCGAGTTCATCGTGTTCGACGACGGCTACCGCGAGGCGTGGCGCAAGGGCTACCGCGACCTGACCCCCGCATCCGACTACAACATCGACTACGCGATCCTCGCTTCCACGCGGATGGAGCCGCTGATGCGAGACATCCGCCTCGGCATGGACGGCGCGGGCATGTACTGCGAAGGAGTCAAAGGCGAGTGCAACCTCGGTCAGCAGGAGATCGCCTTCCGCTTCACCGAGGCGCTCGCAACGTGCGACAACCACACGATCTACAAGAACGGGGCGAAGGAGATCGCCGACGCGCACGGCAAGGCGCTCACCTTCATGGCGAAGTTCGACGAGCGCGAAGGCAACTCGTGCCACATCCACCTGTCGCTGCGCGACGCCGATGGCGCACCCGTCATGGCGGGCGATGGCGCACACGGGTTCTCGCCGCTCATGGAGCACTGGATCGCGGGCATCCTCGCGACGATGCGCGAGCTCACGCTCTTCTCGGCGCCCACCATCAATTCGTACAAGCGCTTCGTCGCGGGCAGCTTCGCGCCGACGGCCATCGCGTGGGGGATCGACAACCGCACCTGCGCGCTGCGCGTCGTCGGACACGGACCCTCGCTGCGTGTCGAGAACCGTGTGCCGGGCGGCGATGTGAACCCGTATCTCGCGGTCGCCGCGATCATCGCGGGGGGCCTCTACGGCATCGAGCATGAGCTCGAGCTCGAACCGATGCTCGCGGGCAACGCCTACACCTCAGGGGCGCCGCGGGTGCCCGCGTCGCTGCGGGACGCGGCCGAGCTGTTCGAGAGTTCGGTCGTGGCGCGTGACGCGTTCGGCGCTGACGTCGTCGAGCACTACCTCAACAACGCCGGGATCGAGATCGCGGCGTTCGATGCGGCCGTGACCGACTGGGAGAGGATCCGCAGCTTTGAGCGCTTCTGA
- a CDS encoding FAD-binding oxidoreductase translates to MTEHVSDLASARASTDAVVLLPGDEEFEELRTAYAGAGAPAIIVRPTSAQQIREALAIARENGLGVSVRSGGHGANAFPNPGGLVIDMREFRDIEVRQGGTVRVGTGATWGEVAETLEPHGLVVTSGDTRDVGVGGLALGGGMGWLLRSVGLTIDSLESVELVTVDGRELMASADSEPELFWALRGGGGNFGIATHFTFRAVRLPAVVGGSIQLALSDLGQLLRAWRDVMRAAPDELTTTFLALPPMGPGEEPSAQLLVCAATDDEDQGLALIAPLLELPGVLSSDIARRPYAELVAEAMAPPPVRMVGGHGFVDLDDETIDDYVAAVAGFPAPTVASVRYLGGAFSRVPAEATAFAVRDREAILFRVVMLSPDADDDTVFAAGAPWEPVAARVTSTYGNFVEHAEPEHLGLIYPPATLERLRAVKRAFDPDNVLARNHNIAL, encoded by the coding sequence ATGACCGAGCACGTCTCCGACCTCGCATCCGCGCGCGCGTCGACGGATGCCGTCGTCCTGCTCCCCGGTGACGAGGAGTTCGAGGAGCTCCGCACCGCCTACGCGGGGGCGGGCGCCCCGGCGATCATCGTGCGGCCGACGAGCGCCCAGCAGATCCGCGAGGCCCTCGCGATCGCCCGGGAGAACGGGCTCGGCGTCTCGGTGCGCAGCGGCGGGCACGGTGCGAATGCGTTCCCGAATCCCGGAGGCCTCGTGATCGATATGCGGGAGTTCCGTGACATCGAGGTGCGCCAGGGCGGCACGGTGCGCGTGGGCACAGGCGCCACGTGGGGCGAGGTCGCCGAGACTCTCGAGCCCCACGGGCTCGTCGTCACCTCGGGCGACACCCGCGATGTGGGGGTGGGCGGACTTGCGCTCGGCGGCGGCATGGGATGGCTGCTGCGCTCGGTGGGGCTCACGATCGATTCCCTGGAATCCGTGGAGCTCGTCACGGTGGATGGGCGCGAGCTCATGGCGTCTGCGGACTCCGAGCCCGAGCTGTTCTGGGCGCTGCGAGGCGGCGGAGGCAACTTCGGCATCGCGACCCATTTCACCTTCCGCGCGGTGCGGCTTCCTGCGGTCGTCGGCGGCAGCATCCAGCTGGCCCTCTCGGATCTGGGTCAGCTGCTGCGCGCCTGGCGCGATGTGATGCGCGCCGCTCCCGACGAGCTCACGACGACGTTCCTCGCGCTGCCGCCGATGGGGCCAGGGGAGGAGCCGAGCGCCCAGCTGCTCGTGTGCGCCGCGACCGATGATGAGGATCAGGGTCTCGCGCTCATCGCTCCGTTGCTGGAGCTTCCGGGGGTCCTCTCCTCGGACATCGCGAGGAGGCCGTACGCCGAGCTCGTGGCGGAGGCGATGGCGCCACCGCCGGTGCGGATGGTCGGCGGGCACGGCTTCGTCGACCTCGACGATGAGACGATCGACGACTACGTCGCCGCAGTCGCGGGCTTCCCTGCCCCGACGGTCGCCTCGGTGCGCTATCTGGGCGGAGCCTTCTCCCGGGTGCCCGCAGAGGCGACGGCGTTCGCGGTGCGCGATCGCGAGGCGATACTGTTCCGCGTCGTGATGCTGTCGCCGGATGCGGACGATGACACCGTGTTCGCTGCGGGTGCACCGTGGGAGCCGGTGGCTGCGCGCGTCACGAGCACCTACGGCAACTTCGTCGAGCACGCCGAGCCCGAGCATCTGGGGCTCATCTACCCGCCCGCGACCCTCGAACGCCTGCGCGCGGTGAAGCGCGCGTTCGATCCGGACAACGTGCTCGCGCGCAACCACAACATCGCGCTCTGA
- a CDS encoding YitT family protein: MTTHPPQAPATASPAPAPQRHTVLEDIVGLATGTVLVSLGLFLLHSGNLVTGGTAGLALLIGYATGIPYPLLFVLVNLPFFVLAVRRKGWDFTLRTALVVSAVSALAWLYGLPGFIGDLDLNPVFAAILANLLVGVGVVVIFRHRASLGGFNIAALVVQERTGFSAGYTLMILDGLVVATSLFVVEPSLVLLSVLGAVVLNGSLVLNHKPGRYLGV, from the coding sequence GTGACCACCCACCCCCCGCAGGCTCCCGCGACGGCGAGCCCCGCTCCGGCACCGCAGCGGCACACGGTGCTCGAGGACATCGTGGGGCTCGCGACCGGCACGGTGCTCGTCTCCCTCGGGCTCTTCCTGCTGCACTCCGGCAACCTCGTGACGGGCGGCACGGCAGGGCTCGCACTGCTCATCGGCTACGCGACCGGCATCCCGTATCCGCTGCTCTTCGTGCTCGTGAATCTGCCGTTCTTCGTTCTGGCGGTCCGTCGCAAGGGATGGGATTTCACACTCCGGACCGCTCTCGTCGTGAGTGCCGTGTCTGCCCTCGCCTGGCTCTACGGGCTGCCGGGCTTCATCGGCGACCTCGACCTGAACCCCGTCTTCGCGGCGATCCTCGCGAACCTGCTCGTGGGTGTGGGCGTCGTCGTGATCTTCCGTCACCGGGCGAGCCTCGGCGGCTTCAACATCGCAGCGCTCGTGGTGCAGGAGCGCACCGGCTTCAGCGCCGGCTACACGCTCATGATCCTCGACGGGCTCGTCGTCGCCACGTCGCTCTTCGTCGTCGAGCCCTCCCTCGTGCTGCTGAGCGTGCTCGGTGCGGTCGTGCTCAACGGCAGCCTCGTGCTCAACCACAAGCCGGGGCGCTACCTGGGCGTCTGA
- a CDS encoding Lrp/AsnC family transcriptional regulator codes for MTSQIILDATDARILAALDDDPHATVLGLSRSLGLARNTVHARLRRLESGDALGPVTRRVRPSALGYPLVAFIEIEISQGTMRDAYSAIGAIPEVVEAHATTGGADLLIKVLARDTADLHRLTNMLLDIPGVQRTNTAVSLDEVIPPRLAPLLDRLSE; via the coding sequence GTGACCAGTCAGATCATTCTCGACGCCACCGACGCTCGCATTCTCGCCGCGCTCGACGACGATCCGCACGCCACCGTCCTCGGACTCTCCCGCTCCCTCGGCCTCGCCCGCAACACGGTGCACGCACGACTGCGGCGCCTCGAGTCAGGCGACGCCCTCGGCCCCGTGACGCGACGCGTGCGACCTTCAGCCCTCGGCTATCCGCTCGTCGCGTTCATCGAGATCGAGATCAGCCAGGGCACGATGCGCGACGCCTACAGCGCGATCGGCGCGATCCCCGAGGTCGTCGAGGCCCACGCGACCACGGGCGGCGCCGACCTGCTGATCAAGGTCCTCGCTCGCGACACCGCCGATCTGCACCGGCTCACGAACATGCTCCTCGACATCCCGGGCGTGCAGCGCACGAACACCGCGGTCTCGCTCGACGAGGTCATCCCGCCGCGACTCGCGCCGCTTCTCGACCGCCTCAGCGAGTGA
- a CDS encoding bifunctional aldolase/short-chain dehydrogenase has protein sequence MGGVSMGVVADLIARSNRLGSDPKITNYAGGNTSAKGTATDPVTGDGVELLWVKGSGGDLGTLTERGLAVLRLDRVRALVDVYPGVEREDEMVAAFDYCLHGTGGAAPSIDTAMHALVDAAHVDHLHPDAGIAFATAADGENLTTAAFGDRVVWVPWRRPGFQLGLDVAAIRRDNPQAVGCILGGHGITAWGDTSDEAEKRSRWIIDTAQAYIDEHGQPEPFGAPVPENAALPAEERRAKAAALAPTIRRVASYDKPMVGHFTDDERVLAFLASEKAPQLAALGTSCPDHFLRTKVKPLLLDVPAGASVEESIARLLELHEAYRADYAAYYEAHAVAGSPAMRGADPAIVLVPGVGMFSFGANKQTARVAGEFYLNAINVMRGAEAISAYTPISDAEKFRIEYWALEEAKLQRMPRPKTHVGRIALVTGAASGIGKAIATRLAAAGACVVVADLDLDTAQAAAAELGSMDVAIGVQVNVTDAAQVEAAIQDAVLAFGGVDLVVNNAGVSLSKPLLETTEADWDFQHDIMAKGSFLVSKAAAKVLIEQQLGGDVVYIASKNAVFAGPNNIAYSATKADQAHQVRLLAVELGEHGVRVNGINPDGVVRGSGIFASGWGANRAKTYGIDENDLGQFYAQRTILKREVLPENVANAVAAITGPDFSHTTGLHVPVDAGVAAAFLR, from the coding sequence ATGGGGGGCGTGAGCATGGGCGTCGTCGCCGACCTCATCGCGCGCAGCAACCGCCTCGGCTCCGACCCGAAGATCACCAACTACGCGGGCGGCAACACCTCCGCGAAGGGCACGGCGACCGACCCGGTGACGGGTGACGGCGTCGAGCTGCTGTGGGTGAAGGGCTCCGGCGGAGACCTCGGCACCCTCACCGAGAGGGGCCTCGCCGTGCTGCGCCTCGACCGCGTGCGCGCGCTCGTCGACGTCTATCCGGGGGTCGAGCGCGAAGACGAGATGGTCGCTGCGTTCGACTACTGCCTGCACGGCACGGGCGGGGCGGCTCCCTCGATCGATACGGCGATGCATGCGCTCGTCGACGCCGCGCACGTCGACCACCTGCACCCGGATGCCGGCATCGCCTTCGCGACCGCCGCCGACGGCGAGAACCTCACCACCGCCGCCTTCGGCGACCGGGTCGTGTGGGTGCCGTGGCGCCGCCCCGGCTTCCAGCTCGGCCTCGACGTCGCTGCGATCCGCCGCGACAACCCGCAGGCCGTGGGCTGCATCCTCGGCGGTCACGGCATCACCGCGTGGGGCGACACGAGCGATGAGGCCGAGAAGCGCAGCCGGTGGATCATCGATACCGCGCAGGCCTACATCGACGAGCACGGTCAACCCGAGCCGTTCGGCGCGCCTGTGCCCGAGAACGCTGCGCTTCCCGCCGAGGAGCGCCGCGCGAAGGCCGCCGCGCTCGCCCCCACCATCCGCCGCGTCGCCTCGTACGACAAGCCGATGGTCGGGCACTTCACCGACGACGAGCGCGTGCTCGCGTTCCTCGCGTCCGAGAAGGCGCCGCAGCTCGCGGCGCTCGGCACGAGCTGCCCCGACCATTTCCTCCGCACCAAGGTGAAGCCGCTGCTGCTCGATGTGCCCGCGGGCGCCTCCGTCGAGGAGTCGATCGCGCGCCTGCTCGAGCTGCACGAGGCCTACCGCGCCGACTACGCCGCCTACTACGAAGCCCACGCAGTCGCCGGCTCCCCCGCGATGCGGGGCGCGGATCCGGCGATCGTGCTCGTGCCGGGCGTCGGCATGTTCAGCTTCGGCGCGAACAAGCAGACGGCCCGTGTGGCGGGCGAGTTCTACCTCAACGCCATCAACGTCATGCGCGGCGCCGAAGCGATCTCCGCCTACACACCCATCTCGGATGCCGAGAAGTTCCGCATCGAGTACTGGGCGCTGGAGGAGGCGAAGCTGCAGCGCATGCCGAGGCCGAAGACCCACGTCGGCCGCATCGCGTTGGTGACGGGCGCGGCGTCCGGGATCGGCAAGGCGATCGCCACACGCCTCGCCGCTGCCGGCGCGTGCGTCGTGGTGGCCGACCTCGACCTCGACACAGCGCAGGCCGCCGCCGCCGAGCTCGGCTCGATGGACGTCGCGATCGGCGTGCAGGTGAACGTCACCGACGCCGCCCAGGTGGAGGCCGCGATCCAGGATGCCGTGCTCGCGTTCGGCGGGGTCGACCTCGTCGTCAACAACGCGGGCGTCTCGCTCTCCAAGCCGCTGCTCGAGACCACCGAAGCCGACTGGGACTTCCAGCACGACATCATGGCGAAGGGCTCCTTCCTCGTCTCCAAAGCCGCGGCGAAGGTGCTCATCGAGCAGCAGCTCGGTGGTGACGTCGTGTACATCGCCTCCAAGAACGCGGTGTTCGCGGGACCCAACAACATCGCCTACTCGGCGACGAAGGCCGACCAGGCCCATCAGGTGCGCCTGCTCGCGGTCGAGCTCGGCGAGCACGGGGTGCGCGTCAACGGCATCAACCCGGACGGCGTCGTGCGCGGATCCGGCATCTTCGCATCCGGCTGGGGCGCCAACCGCGCGAAGACCTACGGCATCGACGAGAACGATCTCGGCCAGTTCTACGCGCAGCGCACGATCCTCAAACGCGAGGTGCTGCCCGAGAACGTGGCGAACGCGGTCGCTGCGATCACCGGCCCGGACTTCTCTCACACGACGGGGCTGCACGTGCCCGTGGATGCGGGAGTCGCAGCGGCGTTCCTGCGATGA
- a CDS encoding LacI family DNA-binding transcriptional regulator: MAVSIRDVAARAGVSVGTVSNVLNRPERVSAAVVERVHDAIRATGYVRNDAARQLRAGRSSCVGLVVLDARNPFFADIARGAEEEADEHGVSILLGDGGESADRESAYLDLFEEQRVRGVLISPLGDLEERAARMREHGTPVVLVDRVAEGGALSSVSVDDVAGGRLAVTHLLEQGRRRIAFVAGPLGIRQVADRLQGARAAIAEVPGAELEVLEGSALSVIEGRRQGELLVARPAAERHDAVFAANDLLAVGLLQAFVMRGDVRVPEDVAIVGYDDIDFASSTIVPLSSIRQPSHLIGRTALGILLEEADDPGLMPRTVVFQPELVVRESSVVTR, translated from the coding sequence ATGGCCGTCTCGATTCGCGACGTCGCCGCGCGCGCTGGCGTCTCAGTGGGCACCGTCTCGAACGTGCTCAATCGTCCCGAGCGCGTCTCCGCCGCCGTCGTGGAGCGCGTGCATGACGCCATCCGCGCCACAGGCTACGTGCGCAACGACGCAGCCCGACAGCTGCGCGCCGGACGCTCGAGCTGCGTCGGGCTCGTCGTGCTCGACGCCCGCAATCCGTTCTTCGCCGACATCGCCCGCGGCGCCGAAGAGGAGGCGGACGAGCACGGCGTCTCGATCCTGCTCGGCGACGGTGGCGAGAGCGCCGACCGTGAGTCCGCATACCTCGACCTCTTCGAGGAGCAGCGCGTGCGCGGCGTGCTCATCTCACCCCTCGGCGACCTCGAGGAGCGGGCTGCCCGCATGCGCGAGCACGGCACACCCGTGGTGCTCGTCGACCGTGTGGCCGAGGGTGGCGCCCTGAGCTCGGTGTCGGTCGACGATGTGGCGGGTGGGCGTCTCGCGGTCACGCATCTGCTCGAGCAGGGCAGGCGCCGCATCGCATTCGTCGCCGGCCCCCTCGGCATCCGCCAGGTGGCCGACCGTCTGCAGGGAGCGCGCGCGGCGATCGCGGAGGTCCCGGGCGCCGAGCTCGAGGTGCTCGAGGGATCGGCGCTGTCGGTCATCGAAGGGCGACGGCAGGGGGAGCTGCTCGTCGCTCGGCCCGCCGCCGAGCGCCACGACGCCGTCTTCGCGGCGAACGATCTGCTCGCGGTCGGCCTGCTGCAGGCCTTCGTGATGCGCGGCGACGTGCGCGTACCCGAGGACGTGGCGATCGTCGGCTACGACGACATCGACTTCGCGAGCTCCACGATCGTGCCGCTCAGCTCCATCCGCCAGCCGTCGCACCTCATCGGTCGCACGGCCCTCGGCATCCTTCTCGAGGAGGCCGACGACCCGGGCCTCATGCCCCGCACCGTCGTGTTCCAGCCGGAGCTCGTGGTGCGCGAGTCGAGCGTCGTCACTCGCTGA
- a CDS encoding amino acid permease — translation MSEQKKVGGVTYTTAESDYFEKRRLTRSAGIWGLWGLAVAAVISGDFSGWNFGIDFAGFGGMLIAFAILVVMYYGMIFSIGEMASAMPHTGGAYSFARSAMGPWGGLITGLAETIEYVATTAVIVFFSAQYANFITAELLNFDLSGSMWIWWIVLYLVFIALNAAGSAISFRFAIIVSIISIGIILVFSLMAAFSGAFSWDSLWNIEPDPAVAGSSTFLPNGPLPILFALPFAMWFFLGIEELPLAAEEAHDPVKDIPRAGFWARGTLIVTGLLVLFLNTGVIGAEAMGVSVEPLLDGFRAIVGDTWAAVLALFALIGLLASLQGIMFAYGRNMYSLSRAGYYPKFFSLTGARKTPWVALVVGAVIGFVALVVLDIVSQLSADAGAVVGAIVLNIAVWGAVLAYLLQMISFIILRRRYPQAKRPYVSPWGVPGAAIAAGISALIFVGFLLNEAFQPAIIAIAIVYILILLGFALWGRNRLVLSPEEEYALSGGLHGDPQKEGYDAMEREVFGSDRP, via the coding sequence ATGTCTGAGCAGAAGAAGGTCGGTGGCGTCACCTACACCACCGCCGAGTCCGACTACTTCGAGAAGCGCCGACTCACCCGGTCGGCGGGCATCTGGGGGCTGTGGGGTCTCGCTGTCGCCGCCGTCATCTCGGGAGACTTCTCGGGATGGAACTTCGGCATCGACTTCGCCGGCTTCGGCGGCATGCTCATCGCCTTCGCGATCCTCGTGGTCATGTACTACGGGATGATCTTCTCGATCGGCGAGATGGCCTCCGCGATGCCGCACACGGGAGGCGCCTACTCGTTCGCACGAAGCGCGATGGGCCCCTGGGGCGGCCTCATCACGGGTCTCGCCGAGACGATCGAATACGTCGCCACGACGGCCGTCATCGTGTTCTTCTCCGCCCAGTACGCCAACTTCATCACCGCCGAGCTGCTGAACTTCGACCTCAGCGGCAGCATGTGGATCTGGTGGATCGTGCTGTACCTCGTGTTCATCGCACTCAACGCAGCCGGCTCGGCGATCTCGTTCCGCTTCGCGATCATCGTCTCGATCATCTCGATCGGCATCATCCTCGTGTTCTCGCTCATGGCGGCGTTCTCGGGCGCCTTCAGCTGGGATTCGCTCTGGAACATCGAGCCCGATCCCGCTGTGGCCGGCTCGTCGACGTTCCTCCCGAATGGTCCGCTGCCGATCCTCTTCGCCCTGCCGTTCGCCATGTGGTTCTTCCTCGGCATCGAGGAGCTGCCGCTCGCCGCCGAGGAAGCGCATGATCCCGTGAAGGACATCCCGCGCGCCGGATTCTGGGCACGCGGCACACTCATCGTCACCGGGCTGCTCGTGCTGTTCCTCAACACGGGCGTCATCGGCGCCGAGGCGATGGGGGTGTCGGTCGAACCGCTGCTCGACGGGTTCCGGGCGATCGTCGGCGACACATGGGCCGCGGTGCTCGCGCTCTTCGCACTCATCGGACTGCTCGCCTCGCTGCAGGGCATCATGTTCGCCTACGGACGCAACATGTACTCGCTCTCGCGGGCGGGCTACTACCCCAAGTTCTTCTCGCTCACCGGAGCACGGAAGACCCCATGGGTGGCGCTCGTCGTGGGGGCCGTCATCGGGTTCGTCGCCCTCGTCGTGCTCGACATCGTGAGCCAGCTGAGCGCCGACGCCGGTGCTGTCGTCGGCGCGATCGTGCTGAACATCGCGGTGTGGGGCGCCGTGCTCGCCTACCTGCTGCAGATGATCTCGTTCATCATCCTGCGGCGGCGCTACCCCCAGGCGAAGCGCCCGTACGTGAGCCCGTGGGGTGTGCCCGGCGCCGCCATCGCCGCTGGCATCTCGGCGCTCATCTTCGTGGGCTTCCTGCTCAACGAGGCGTTCCAGCCGGCGATCATCGCGATCGCGATCGTCTACATCCTCATCCTGCTCGGGTTCGCCCTGTGGGGACGCAATCGTCTCGTGCTCTCGCCGGAGGAGGAGTACGCCCTCTCGGGAGGACTCCACGGCGACCCGCAGAAGGAGGGCTACGACGCGATGGAGCGCGAGGTGTTCGGCAGCGATCGCCCCTGA
- the rhaI gene encoding L-rhamnose isomerase, which translates to MTDLAPIAPLLDQQAIELPSWAFGNSGTRFKVFAQPGVPRDPFEKIADAAQVHRLTGIAPTVALHIPWDKVDDYPALRVHAEEHGVALGTINSNTFQDDDYKLGSLAHRDAHVRQKAIDHHFECIDIMGETGSRDLKIWLADGTNYPGQDDMRGRQDRLADSLATIYERIGDEQRLVLEYKFFEPAFYHTDVPDWGTACAQVAALGERAVVCLDTGHHAPGTNIEFIVMQLLRLGKLGSFDFNSRFYADDDLIVGAADPFQLFRILVEVIRGGGYGDDSDVAFMLDQCHNIEDKIPGQIRSVLNVQEMTARALLVDHGALDTAQAAGDVLAAHGILMDAFYTDVRPGLTAYREAKGLPADPMATYAASGYAASVAEARVGGAQAGWGA; encoded by the coding sequence ATGACCGATCTGGCCCCCATCGCTCCCCTGCTCGACCAGCAGGCGATCGAACTGCCCTCCTGGGCGTTCGGCAACTCCGGCACCCGCTTCAAGGTCTTCGCGCAGCCGGGCGTGCCACGCGATCCGTTCGAGAAGATCGCCGACGCCGCCCAGGTGCACCGGCTCACGGGCATCGCCCCGACCGTCGCACTGCACATCCCATGGGACAAGGTCGACGACTATCCAGCCCTGCGCGTGCACGCCGAAGAGCACGGCGTCGCGCTCGGCACCATCAACTCGAACACCTTCCAGGACGACGACTACAAGCTCGGGTCACTCGCCCACCGCGACGCCCACGTGCGCCAGAAGGCCATCGACCACCACTTCGAGTGCATCGACATCATGGGAGAGACAGGCAGCCGCGACCTCAAGATCTGGCTCGCCGACGGCACCAACTACCCCGGCCAGGACGATATGCGCGGACGCCAGGACCGCCTCGCCGATTCCCTGGCGACGATCTACGAGCGGATCGGCGACGAGCAGCGCCTCGTCCTCGAGTACAAGTTCTTCGAGCCGGCTTTCTACCACACCGATGTCCCCGACTGGGGAACCGCCTGCGCCCAGGTCGCTGCCCTCGGCGAGCGCGCCGTCGTGTGCCTCGACACCGGCCATCACGCGCCCGGCACCAACATCGAGTTCATCGTCATGCAGCTGCTGCGCCTCGGAAAGCTCGGCTCGTTCGACTTCAACTCGCGCTTCTACGCTGATGACGACCTCATCGTGGGCGCCGCCGACCCGTTCCAGCTGTTCCGCATCCTCGTGGAGGTCATCCGCGGCGGCGGGTACGGCGACGACTCCGACGTCGCGTTCATGCTCGATCAGTGCCACAACATCGAGGACAAGATCCCCGGTCAGATTCGCAGTGTGCTCAACGTGCAGGAGATGACGGCGCGCGCTCTGCTCGTCGACCACGGCGCGCTCGATACCGCCCAGGCCGCGGGCGACGTGCTCGCGGCACACGGCATCCTCATGGACGCCTTCTACACGGATGTCCGCCCGGGCCTCACCGCCTACCGCGAGGCGAAAGGCCTTCCCGCCGACCCGATGGCCACCTATGCCGCGTCCGGCTACGCCGCCTCGGTCGCCGAGGCACGCGTCGGCGGCGCGCAGGCCGGATGGGGGGCGTGA